From the genome of Nicotiana sylvestris chromosome 2, ASM39365v2, whole genome shotgun sequence, one region includes:
- the LOC104231510 gene encoding peroxisomal membrane protein PMP22-like, translating into MGSIAKKGLQQYLLQLQQHPLRTKAITAGVLSAISDIVAQKITGIQKLQVRRLLLKVLFGVVYLGPFGHFLHLVLDKIFKGKRDKSTVAKKVLLEQVTSSPWNNLLFMVYYGLVVERRPWIQVKSNIKREYPKVQYTAWAFWPVVGWVNHLYVPLQFRVIFHSIIACCWGIFLNLRARSMVLKKA; encoded by the exons atgGGGTCAATAGCGAAAAAGGGTCTGCAACAGTACTTGCTACAGCTTCAGCAACACCCTTTACGAACAAAG GCAATAACTGCGGGAGTGTTGTCAGCGATTAGTGATATAGTGGCTCAGAAGATCACTGGCATTCAGAAACTTCAAGTCAGACGTCTTCTCCTCAAAGTG CTTTTTGGCGTTGTCTATCTTGGACCATTTGGGCATTTTCTTCACTTAGTACTGGACAAAATTTTCAAGGGGAAACGAGACAAGAGTACAGTTGCCAAAAAG GTGTTGCTGGAACAAGTTACATCGTCACCCTGGAATAACTTACTTTTCATGGTTTACTATGGATTAGTTGTTGAAA GAAGACCCTGGATCCAGGTGAAATCTAATATCAAGAGGGAATATCCAAAAGTGCAATATACAGCTTGGGCG TTTTGGCCAGTTGTTGGGTGGGTAAATCACCTGTATGTTCCACTGCAATTCAGAGTGATCTTTCACAGTATTATCGCATGTTGCTG GGGAATATTTTTGAATCTACGTGCAAGGTCGATGGTTTTAAAAAAGGCTTGA